One window of Arvicola amphibius chromosome 6, mArvAmp1.2, whole genome shotgun sequence genomic DNA carries:
- the LOC119816153 gene encoding steroid receptor-associated and regulated protein, translating into MASSAEPQDRGASLKESSLEMSCAMQPAGPQKAVPPAHLTVVIDCATGKQVSLAAPPVPPQASKPSQGRVTPPMKTFVMFCGENMLRGTQDFPLSCRPLAGTKDTVPSDRGLPAPASLPASPLCPQDDPQAERSSLNPGATERHTAWATVKCSLQALSSCVCGQAE; encoded by the exons ATGGCTTCCTCAGCAGAGCCCCAGGACCGGGGAGCCAGCCTCAAGGAGTCTAGCCTGGAGATGAGCTGCG cTATGCAGCCGGCGGGGCCCCAGAAGGCTGTCCCCCCAGCTCACCTCACTGTCGTTATTGACTGTGCTACTGGAAAGCAAGTCTCCCTGGCGGCTCCCCCAGTGCCACCCCAAGCATCAAAACCCAGCCAGGGACGCGTCACTCCGCCCATGAAGACTTTTGTTATGTTCTGTGGAGAAAACATGCTGCGTGGGACTCAAGACTTTCCGCTCAGTTGCAGGCCTCTTGCAGGGACCAAGGATACCGTGCCATCGGACAGAGGACTCCCGGCTCCAGCTTCCCTCCCTGCCAGCCCGCTGTGTCCCCAGGATGATCCTCAAGCCGAAAGGAGCTCCTTGAACCCTGGAGCTACTGAAAGGCACACAGCTTGGGCCACAGTGAAATGCTCACTCCAAGCGCTCTCTTCCTGTGTCTGTGGGCAGGCTGAGTAG